Proteins from one Setaria italica strain Yugu1 chromosome V, Setaria_italica_v2.0, whole genome shotgun sequence genomic window:
- the LOC101769770 gene encoding dihydroflavonol 4-reductase, whose protein sequence is MGEVAVKGEAMKQGGATAKGPVVVTGASGFLGSWLVMKLLQAGYTVRATVRDPTNVAKTKPLLELPGAAERLSIWKADLTEEGSFDEAIKGCTGVFHVATPMDFESKDPENEVIKPTVEGMLSIMRACKEAGTVRRVVFTSSAGTVNIEERQRPVYDQNNWSDVDFCRRVKMTGWMYFVAKSLAEKAAMAYAAEHGLDLISIIPTLVVGPFLSVAMPPSLVTALALVTGNEAHYSILKQVQFVHLDDLCDAEIFLFENPDAAGRYVCSSHDSTIHGLAAMLRERYPEYRIPERFREIDDGDLQPVHFSSKKLLDHGFTFRYTVEDMFDAAIRTCREKGLIPLATAGGDGSASAREPGEADAALGRDGPAVGA, encoded by the exons atgGGGGAGGTGGCCGTGAAGGGAGAGGCGATGAAGCAGGGAGGCGCGACCGCCAAAGGGCCGGTGGTGGTGACGGGGGCGTCGGGCTTCCTCGGCTCCTGGCTCGTCATGAAGCTCCTCCAGGCCGGCTACACCGTCCGGGCCACCGTGCGCGACCCCA CCAACGTCGCCAAGACGAAGCCGTTGCTGGAGCTTCCCGGAGCAGCGGAGCGGCTGTCCATCTGGAAAGCCGACCTGACCGAGGAAGGCAGCTTCGACGAGGCCATCAAGGGATGCACCGGCGTCTTCCACGTCGCCACGCCCATGGACTTCGAGTCCAAAGACCCAGAG AACGAGGTGATCAAGCCGACGGTGGAAGGGATGCTGAGCATCATGCGAGCCTGCAAGGAGGCCGGCACCGTGCGCCGCGTCGTCTTCACCTCCTCCGCCGGGACGGTCAACATCGAGGAGCGCCAGAGGCCCGTCTACGACCAGAACAACTGGAGCGACGTCGACTTCTGCCGCCGCGTCAAGATGACCGGATGG ATGTACTTCGTGGCCAAGTCCCTGGCGGAGAAGGCGGCCATGGCGTACGCGGCGGAGCACGGGCTGGACCTGATCAGCATCATCCCGACGCTGGTGGTCGGCCCGTTCCTGAGCGTGGCCATGCCGCCCAGCCTCGTCACCGCGCTGGCGCTCGTCACGGGGAACGAGGCCCACTACTCCATCCTCAAGCAGGTGCAGTTCGTCCACCTCGACGACCTCTGCGACGCCGAGATCTTCCTCTTCGAGaaccccgacgccgccggccgctacGTCTGCTCCTCCCACGACTCCACCATCCACGGCCTCGCCGCCATGCTCAGGGAGAGGTACCCCGAGTACCGCATCCCGGAGAGGTTCCGGGAGATCGACGACGGCGACCTCCAGCCCGTGCACTTCTCGTCCAAGAAGCTCCTCGACCACGGGTTCACGTTCAGGTACACGGTGGAGGACATGTTCGACGCCGCCATCCGGACGTGCCGGGAGAAGGGCCTGATCCCGCTCGCCACGGCCGGAGGGGATGGCTCTGCCTCAGCGCGCGAGCCCGGCGAAGCGGATGCAGCTCTTGGGAGGGATGGGCCGGCTGTTGGCGCTTAG